A DNA window from Oncorhynchus tshawytscha isolate Ot180627B linkage group LG13, Otsh_v2.0, whole genome shotgun sequence contains the following coding sequences:
- the LOC112265532 gene encoding LOW QUALITY PROTEIN: alpha-2-antiplasmin-like (The sequence of the model RefSeq protein was modified relative to this genomic sequence to represent the inferred CDS: inserted 1 base in 1 codon) yields MGVVAPRLAXPKSRQALAGAIQRLGMKLLGQMKTGPEQPNVIISPLSISLALSQLALGAMNETEELLMLHLHGDTLPCYHMSLHYFLERLRKSDLQVAARLYLQPGFEPKPEFIHQSQDVYDSEPVTLEGLAEVNEWVERATNGKVTDFLTSLPPNLLLMLINAVHFKGEWKARFDPRFTSKDVFYIDDKHMVNVDMMMGPKYPLSLLIDNDLEAQVARFPFNNQMSLLIVMPMNGQVNVSALAAKLNISDLYNRLPRERPMQVKLPKFKLDYSQDLQEALTNIGMGELFSSPNLAAIAEGPLLVSSVQHKSSMEITEEGAEAAAATSLVISRSNPSFTLNQPFFFALMDDKTQAPIFLGVITNPNPRASAMQSSGGSANLDKVRFPIDDKNDKHYHHSFGGPPK; encoded by the exons ATGGGGGTTGTAGCGCCCAGGCTCG GGCCAAAATCTAGGCAGGCCTTAGCTGGTGCCATCCAGAGGCTGGGCATGAAGCTTTTGGGCCAGATGAAAACAGGACCTGAGCAGCCCAATGTCATTATATCCCCCCTCAGCATATCCCTGGCACTCTCCCAGCTGGCTCTGG GAGCCAtgaatgagacagaggagctgcTCATGCTCCATCTCCATGGAGACACTCTGCCCTGCTACCACATGTCTCTACACTACTTCCTGGAACGCCTCCGCAAGAGCGACCTGCAAGTGGCCGCACGCCTCTACCTGCAACCAG GGTTTGAGCCCAAACCAGAGTTTATTCATCAGTCTCAGGATGTATATGACTCAGAGCCAGTGACCTTGGAAGGGCTGGCTGAGGTCAACGAGTGGGTAGAGAGGGCCACTAATGGAAAAGTGACTGACTTCCTGACCAGTCTGCCACCCAATCTGCTTCTCATGCTCATCAATGCTGTTCACTTCAAAG GAGAATGGAAGGCTCGCTTTGACCCACGATTTACCTCCAAAGATGTCTTCTACATTGACGACAAGCACATGGTCAATGTTGACATGATGATGGGGCCCAAATACCCCTTAAGTCTGCTCATTGATAATGATCTGGAAGCTCAG GTGGCTCGCTTCCCCTTCAACAATCAGATGAGCCTGCTGATAGTGATGCCCATGAATGGCCAGGTGAACGTATCAGCCCTCGCAGCAAAGCTCAACATTTCTGACCTGTACAACCGCCTGCCCAGAGAGAGACCCATGCAGGTCAAGCTGCCCAAATTCAAACTGGACTACAGCCAGGACCTGCAGGAGGCTCTGACCAACATTG GTATGGGGGAGTTGTTTTCTAGTCCCAACCTGGCAGCCATAGCTGAGGGCCCTCTGTTGGTGTCCAGTGTACAGCACAAGTCCAGTATGGAGATCACTGAGGAGGGAGCAGAGGCTGCTGCAGCTACCAGCCTGGTCATCTCACggtccaacccctcttttactctcaACCAGCCCTTCTTCTTTGCCCTTATGGACGATAAGACACAAGCACCAATCTTCCTGGGCGTCatcaccaaccctaaccctagagcTTCTGCTATGCAGAGTAGTGGAGGGTCTGCCAACCTAGATAAAGTACGGTTCCCCATTGATGACAAGAATGACAAGCATTATCATCACTCTTTTGGTGGGCCACCCAAGTAA